The following are encoded in a window of Thermoproteota archaeon genomic DNA:
- a CDS encoding cytochrome C biogenesis protein: protein MTEVTLAVAALAGLGSFVAPCILPMIPAFLAYISGTTVSELAQKNGNSTITINRTNVILNTIFFVVGFSVVFSTIGVIINSTLSNAFDFIDSFNQIGGIIIVGFGLFLILSSKIKILNVEKKFFPKRTKASYPLSFVFGLAFAAGWTPCVGPILGTILTLAATTPAFAFNLLLVYSLSLGIPFILLGIFFSRATRVIRSMSKHLKYYSLILGSFIIILGVLVFTNQLALIANFPLLNELVLLG, encoded by the coding sequence ATGACTGAGGTAACATTAGCTGTAGCAGCACTTGCAGGATTAGGATCATTTGTTGCTCCATGTATTCTTCCTATGATTCCAGCATTTTTGGCATACATTTCCGGAACAACAGTATCAGAATTAGCACAAAAAAATGGAAATTCAACAATTACAATTAATCGTACTAATGTGATTTTAAACACGATATTTTTTGTTGTAGGATTCTCAGTTGTTTTTTCTACAATAGGAGTAATCATCAACAGTACGCTTTCTAATGCATTTGATTTTATTGATAGTTTTAATCAAATTGGCGGAATTATAATTGTGGGGTTTGGATTATTCTTAATTTTATCATCAAAAATTAAAATTCTAAATGTTGAAAAAAAATTCTTTCCAAAAAGAACCAAAGCAAGTTATCCATTATCATTTGTTTTTGGGCTAGCATTTGCAGCGGGATGGACTCCATGTGTTGGGCCAATCTTAGGCACTATTCTAACACTTGCAGCAACTACACCAGCATTTGCATTTAACTTATTATTAGTATATTCACTTTCATTAGGAATTCCCTTTATCCTATTGGGAATATTCTTTTCTAGAGCAACCCGAGTTATACGTTCAATGAGCAAACATCTAAAATATTACTCACTAATCCTAGGTAGTTTTATCATTATTCTTGGAGTCCTAGTTTTTACTAATCAACTTGCGCTAATAGCAAACTTTCCGCTTCTAAATGAATTGGTGTTATTAGGGTGA
- a CDS encoding pyridoxal phosphate-dependent aminotransferase family protein gives MKHKFEYLESSLEQIRRDNLTRRLRYGKIKGSEIVFKNKTFLNLCSNDYLGIPPSKIQNSQLQSSSRLVSGNTMDYEKLEKRLASHKSQKRSLIFPTGYMTNLGVISSLIEKNDLILSDELNHASIIEASKLTEAKISIYNHNHMEDLRTKLKANSKRRFIITEGIFSMDGDLANLKEITELAEKHDAILILDDAHGDFVMGRDGKGTANHFQVSKKIDVYISSLSKALGSFGGYVASNNQVVDFCINKSKSFIYTSALPSSLIKYSLDRINLDQKKYRKRLESNRNRFVKGLKSSGFNIESKTHIIPIIIGNEKTAMEFGDFIFKNGLFAQPIRYPTVKKNRARLRISITSWLSNKQIDYAIEILEKAAKKYKVI, from the coding sequence TTGAAGCATAAATTTGAGTATTTAGAATCTAGTCTTGAACAGATCAGACGAGACAATCTCACAAGACGCCTCAGATATGGAAAAATCAAAGGTTCCGAAATTGTATTCAAAAATAAGACATTCCTAAATCTTTGTTCAAATGATTACTTGGGAATACCTCCATCTAAAATACAGAATTCGCAGCTGCAATCAAGTTCAAGATTAGTTTCTGGAAACACAATGGATTATGAAAAATTAGAAAAGAGATTAGCTAGTCACAAATCACAAAAAAGATCATTAATCTTTCCAACAGGATATATGACAAATCTAGGTGTCATATCAAGTCTTATCGAAAAGAATGATTTGATATTATCTGATGAGTTAAATCACGCTAGTATTATTGAGGCATCCAAACTAACAGAAGCCAAAATTTCAATTTATAATCATAACCACATGGAAGACCTAAGAACTAAATTAAAAGCCAATTCCAAACGTCGATTTATCATCACAGAAGGAATTTTTAGCATGGATGGAGATTTGGCCAACTTAAAAGAAATTACCGAACTTGCAGAGAAACATGATGCCATACTCATTCTTGATGATGCTCATGGAGATTTTGTAATGGGAAGAGATGGGAAAGGTACAGCAAATCATTTTCAAGTCAGTAAAAAAATCGATGTATACATAAGTAGTTTAAGTAAAGCATTAGGGTCATTTGGCGGTTATGTTGCATCAAATAACCAGGTGGTAGATTTTTGTATTAACAAATCAAAATCCTTCATATATACATCCGCATTGCCTTCATCGTTAATCAAATACTCCTTAGATAGAATTAACCTAGATCAAAAAAAATATCGAAAGAGACTTGAATCAAATCGAAATAGATTTGTAAAAGGGTTGAAGAGTTCAGGATTCAATATAGAATCTAAAACTCATATCATTCCGATAATAATTGGAAATGAAAAAACAGCAATGGAATTTGGTGATTTTATTTTTAAAAATGGTTTATTTGCTCAGCCAATCAGGTATCCCACAGTAAAAAAAAACAGAGCAAGATTAAGAATTTCCATCACATCATGGCTTTCAAATAAGCAGATTGACTATGCTATAGAGATTCTAGAAAAGGCGGCAAAAAAATACAAAGTAATTTGA
- the bioB gene encoding biotin synthase BioB — protein sequence MLQEQEFINYCKENVFSGIGISTDEARTLINISDDSLKFLAKSANEITREFNGSKVDVEQLNNIKKNACSEDCNFCSQSAFYNTGIETYQLPPAQEIVSKAKKAKDEGAESYCLVAAWREPSKNDFEKVCDIIEQINNTVGISIECSLGFLTQKQASRLKGLNVKRYNHNLETARSKFSEICTTHTYDDRLETLEIARNAGLELCTGGIIGMGETREQRLELAIELSRLKPEEVTINILVPFPGTPLELQTPLPISEIVRIFSLVRFMLPTSIIKISGGRETKLSDSGKELLQSGANGIITSGYLTMNGNPSEKDFEMIKEIGLEA from the coding sequence ATGCTTCAGGAACAAGAATTCATCAATTACTGTAAAGAAAATGTATTCTCAGGCATTGGAATTAGTACAGATGAAGCTAGAACGTTGATTAACATATCAGATGATAGCCTTAAATTTTTGGCAAAATCTGCAAATGAGATTACAAGAGAGTTTAACGGTAGTAAAGTAGATGTTGAACAACTAAACAATATTAAAAAAAACGCATGCAGTGAAGATTGCAATTTTTGTTCACAATCTGCATTTTATAATACAGGAATCGAAACATATCAACTACCACCTGCACAAGAAATAGTCTCGAAAGCAAAGAAAGCAAAAGATGAAGGAGCAGAATCATATTGTTTAGTTGCCGCTTGGAGGGAACCCTCAAAAAATGATTTTGAAAAAGTTTGTGACATAATTGAACAGATTAACAATACTGTTGGAATTTCAATTGAATGTAGTCTGGGATTTTTAACTCAAAAACAAGCTAGTAGATTAAAAGGACTCAATGTAAAAAGATACAACCACAACTTAGAGACTGCAAGATCTAAATTTTCTGAAATATGTACTACTCATACATACGATGACAGATTGGAAACCCTGGAGATTGCTCGTAATGCAGGGCTAGAATTATGTACTGGAGGCATAATTGGAATGGGTGAAACTCGTGAACAGAGATTAGAGTTAGCAATTGAACTGTCACGATTAAAACCAGAAGAAGTAACCATCAACATACTTGTCCCATTTCCGGGCACACCACTGGAATTACAAACTCCTTTACCAATTTCCGAGATTGTAAGAATTTTTAGTCTAGTGCGCTTTATGTTGCCAACTTCCATTATCAAAATATCAGGAGGAAGAGAAACCAAACTGTCAGATTCAGGAAAAGAACTACTTCAAAGCGGTGCAAATGGAATTATCACATCAGGGTACTTGACTATGAACGGAAATCCTTCTGAGAAAGATTTTGAAATGATAAAAGAAATTGGGCTTGAAGCATAA
- the bioA gene encoding adenosylmethionine--8-amino-7-oxononanoate transaminase: MIENSSVWHPNTQMSEWKNFPKIVRGKGVYLIDNEGKKMIDGVSSMWCNVWGHSKKELINAMTTQTNRIQHSPMFNLTNEPSEKLAKKLVKISPGMNRVFYSDNGSSAMEIAIKISIQYWINKKIKNKNKIATLVNGYHGDTIGSMSVGYVPEFFSKFKSQLFSSLRFDVPNTYRIPKKYSEKEYEEECLEKIERKLSVDEKIAAFIMESGAQVAGGVIIYPTGFQEKISKICKKNGVLFVLDEIATGFGRLGSMVEYTNQKSIPDIVSFGKMMTGGYLTMAATLTSNKIYDAFLGEFNERKHLFHGHTYTGNPIAASVANKNLELYEKYKLISKIKKTSKIFQKYYDELLNLDFVGDVRHKGMLMGIELVSNKKKKTPVTSKTSINKLFFDEGRRNGIYLRTLGNIVMIVPPLAISENNLTTLLDRTVSTIKKVKFKKSM; encoded by the coding sequence ATGATAGAAAACAGTTCAGTTTGGCACCCTAACACACAGATGTCAGAATGGAAGAATTTTCCAAAAATAGTACGCGGAAAAGGAGTTTACCTAATAGATAATGAAGGTAAAAAAATGATAGACGGAGTTTCGTCAATGTGGTGTAATGTATGGGGACATTCAAAGAAAGAATTGATCAACGCGATGACCACACAAACAAACAGAATTCAGCACTCTCCTATGTTTAATTTAACAAATGAGCCATCAGAAAAGCTAGCAAAGAAACTCGTAAAAATATCTCCAGGAATGAATCGAGTTTTCTACTCAGACAATGGATCATCTGCTATGGAAATAGCAATAAAAATATCAATTCAATATTGGATAAATAAAAAAATAAAGAATAAAAATAAAATTGCTACCTTAGTAAACGGATACCACGGGGATACAATAGGTTCTATGTCAGTGGGATACGTTCCAGAATTTTTTTCAAAATTCAAGTCACAGTTGTTTTCTTCATTAAGATTTGATGTTCCGAATACATACAGAATACCAAAAAAATATTCAGAAAAAGAATACGAAGAAGAGTGTTTAGAGAAAATTGAGAGAAAGTTATCAGTAGATGAAAAAATTGCGGCATTCATAATGGAAAGTGGCGCACAAGTAGCTGGAGGAGTCATCATATACCCAACTGGATTTCAGGAAAAAATTTCTAAAATATGTAAAAAAAATGGAGTTTTGTTTGTACTAGATGAGATTGCAACCGGTTTTGGTAGGCTAGGATCGATGGTTGAATATACAAACCAAAAAAGCATTCCAGACATTGTTTCATTTGGAAAAATGATGACAGGGGGATATTTGACAATGGCAGCCACATTAACTTCAAACAAGATCTATGATGCATTTCTTGGAGAATTCAATGAAAGAAAGCATCTTTTTCATGGACATACATACACTGGAAATCCAATAGCTGCTTCAGTAGCAAATAAAAATTTAGAACTATATGAAAAGTATAAACTTATATCAAAAATTAAAAAAACATCAAAGATCTTTCAAAAATACTATGATGAGTTGTTAAATTTAGATTTTGTTGGAGATGTCAGACATAAAGGAATGCTAATGGGAATTGAGCTTGTCAGTAACAAGAAAAAGAAAACGCCCGTAACCAGTAAAACCTCCATCAATAAGTTATTTTTTGATGAAGGTAGAAGAAACGGGATATATCTTAGGACTCTTGGAAACATAGTCATGATTGTACCTCCACTTGCAATCTCAGAAAATAATTTAACAACATTACTAGATAGAACTGTATCTACAATAAAGAAGGTAAAATTCAAAAAATCAATGTAA
- the bioD gene encoding dethiobiotin synthase — MKSYFFTGTDTDVGKTVITAGFARAFSNRGFDIGVMKPFAAGKIHNSKFQSEDAELLAKAAKVRDPEELINPQFFPIPASPYTASLNLNVNVNLELIHSKFKELMKMHDYLLVEGMGGIMTPILQNYYVADLIRDFNLSTIIVTRTKIGTINHSIMTIDKCKNYGLDIKGIIINNFDYDGYPTSELKRDLESLTDVSVLGIIPKFDTLDIESVSKYVSDNFDLSKF, encoded by the coding sequence ATGAAATCATATTTTTTTACTGGTACTGACACTGATGTTGGCAAAACTGTAATTACTGCTGGTTTTGCTAGGGCATTTTCAAATCGTGGTTTTGATATTGGTGTAATGAAGCCTTTTGCAGCTGGAAAAATACATAACTCAAAATTTCAATCAGAAGATGCTGAATTACTTGCAAAAGCTGCCAAAGTTAGAGATCCTGAGGAATTAATTAATCCGCAGTTTTTTCCTATTCCTGCTTCTCCATACACTGCATCTTTGAATCTGAATGTAAATGTAAATTTGGAATTGATACATAGTAAATTTAAGGAATTAATGAAAATGCATGATTATCTTCTCGTTGAAGGAATGGGAGGAATTATGACCCCGATTCTTCAAAATTATTATGTTGCAGATTTAATTCGTGATTTTAATTTAAGCACGATTATTGTTACTAGGACAAAAATCGGAACAATTAATCATTCTATAATGACAATAGACAAATGCAAAAATTATGGTCTTGACATCAAAGGAATCATAATCAATAATTTTGATTATGATGGATATCCTACTTCTGAACTAAAAAGAGATCTTGAAAGTTTAACTGATGTTTCTGTTTTGGGTATAATTCCAAAGTTTGACACATTAGATATTGAATCTGTTTCAAAATATGTATCTGATAATTTTGATCTTTCTAAATTTTAA
- a CDS encoding 3-hydroxy-3-methylglutaryl-CoA synthase — MAAGIDDIAIYIPRLYVDAADFARGRGLDPAKLQKGLGVSQMAIVDTNQDPACLAANACLRIMQRNKLSPEDIGRLYVSTESSFDESKAMNSYVIGMLEQVYGQGAFEHCGGVETKFACVSGSYALYDNTNWIRAGEAEGKHALVVVSDIAKYDLGSSGEMTQGAGSVAMLLNDTPRLLAFDPKVTSTSIKDEYDFYRPFGKETPIVHGQYSNLLYLIQVRKALEAYKKKAISTGIIKLRDDETILDHIDFLNMHLPYANMGKKALAYLVRHEWRTLPRWKKIIEKIGMSEPIPKDPRGTIESVLGDQEFMEKDHEFTKMFTKTEEYQEVYESKLASSLIASTMIGNLYTASLYLGFRSSLEFEYQKGTPLSGKRVGFGSYGSGSSAMVFSGVIQEEFEEIVKDMNLESEIGPRKKLTIEEYEALHENKLGVADSMLQPKKEFVLTEVNSSVGSGERRYIFNE, encoded by the coding sequence ATGGCAGCAGGAATTGATGACATTGCCATCTACATACCTAGGCTGTACGTGGATGCAGCAGATTTTGCACGGGGTAGAGGATTGGACCCAGCCAAATTACAAAAAGGATTAGGAGTTTCACAGATGGCGATTGTAGATACTAATCAAGACCCAGCTTGCTTAGCTGCAAATGCATGTCTTAGAATTATGCAGAGAAACAAACTATCACCAGAAGACATTGGTAGATTATACGTATCAACAGAATCATCGTTTGATGAATCCAAAGCAATGAATTCCTACGTCATAGGAATGCTAGAACAGGTTTATGGTCAAGGAGCCTTTGAGCATTGTGGAGGAGTTGAAACAAAATTTGCTTGTGTTAGCGGATCTTATGCGTTATATGATAATACAAATTGGATAAGAGCGGGCGAAGCAGAAGGAAAACATGCGTTAGTGGTAGTGTCTGACATTGCAAAATACGATTTAGGTTCATCTGGAGAGATGACACAAGGTGCAGGCTCTGTAGCAATGTTGTTAAATGATACTCCTAGACTTCTTGCATTTGATCCTAAAGTTACGTCAACTTCAATCAAGGATGAGTATGATTTCTACAGACCTTTTGGAAAAGAAACACCGATTGTACACGGACAGTATTCCAATCTGCTTTACTTAATTCAAGTTAGAAAAGCATTAGAAGCTTACAAGAAAAAGGCCATTAGCACAGGCATAATAAAATTAAGAGATGATGAAACAATTTTAGATCATATTGACTTCCTTAACATGCATTTACCTTATGCAAACATGGGAAAGAAAGCGTTAGCATATCTTGTTAGACATGAATGGAGAACTTTACCTAGGTGGAAAAAGATAATTGAAAAAATCGGCATGTCCGAACCAATTCCAAAAGATCCAAGAGGAACAATTGAATCGGTTTTGGGAGACCAAGAATTTATGGAAAAAGATCATGAATTTACCAAGATGTTTACTAAAACGGAAGAATACCAAGAAGTCTATGAATCAAAATTAGCCAGTTCATTAATTGCATCAACTATGATTGGAAATCTCTATACTGCATCTCTATATCTTGGTTTTAGAAGTAGTTTAGAATTTGAATATCAGAAAGGAACTCCTCTATCGGGTAAAAGAGTAGGATTTGGTTCATACGGTTCAGGAAGTAGTGCAATGGTATTTTCTGGAGTCATTCAAGAAGAGTTTGAAGAGATTGTTAAAGATATGAATTTGGAATCTGAAATAGGACCAAGAAAGAAACTTACAATTGAAGAATACGAAGCTCTTCATGAAAATAAACTTGGAGTTGCAGATTCAATGTTACAACCTAAGAAAGAATTTGTACTAACAGAGGTCAATTCATCAGTTGGCTCTGGAGAACGTAGATACATATTCAATGAATAA
- a CDS encoding protein-disulfide isomerase, protein MLHGPSLGIGAGIAAVSIFAAFFAFNMIGTQEVELTPANIPESNEEITMEVFTANGSPILGDPNAPVLMVEFGDYQCFFCNKFFHDTEDDILKNYVETGKVKIIFKDFTIIGPDSVNAAHGAHCANEQEKFWQYHDILYNNWDGENNGWAGSENLLNFATQIELDIDQWSECMLDAKYQQKIISSNSDAKSLGLTGTPAFFVIGPDAKVTKIGGAQPYDVFQRIFDTELAK, encoded by the coding sequence GTGTTACATGGTCCTTCGCTAGGGATTGGTGCTGGGATTGCAGCTGTTTCAATTTTTGCTGCATTTTTTGCATTTAATATGATTGGCACACAGGAAGTAGAGCTAACCCCTGCGAATATTCCTGAGTCTAATGAAGAGATTACAATGGAGGTTTTTACTGCAAATGGGTCCCCCATACTAGGTGATCCTAATGCCCCTGTTTTAATGGTAGAGTTTGGTGACTATCAATGCTTTTTTTGTAATAAATTCTTTCATGATACAGAAGATGATATACTGAAGAATTATGTTGAAACTGGAAAGGTCAAGATAATCTTTAAGGATTTTACAATTATAGGACCAGATTCTGTTAATGCAGCTCATGGTGCGCACTGTGCGAACGAACAGGAAAAATTTTGGCAATATCATGACATTCTTTACAATAATTGGGATGGTGAGAATAACGGATGGGCAGGTTCGGAAAATCTTCTCAATTTTGCCACACAGATTGAATTAGATATTGATCAATGGAGTGAATGTATGCTTGATGCGAAATATCAACAAAAAATCATCTCTAGCAATAGTGACGCAAAATCACTAGGACTGACAGGCACACCAGCATTTTTTGTTATAGGTCCTGATGCAAAGGTAACAAAAATCGGAGGCGCTCAACCATATGACGTTTTTCAAAGAATTTTTGATACAGAGTTAGCAAAATAG
- a CDS encoding type II glyceraldehyde-3-phosphate dehydrogenase, translating to MKKIFVNGYGSIGSRVTSFIKDDPEVEVIGVGKYSPDKDVELAISRGLKVFVPEKKITEFQDLPISGTIESALDDCDLVIDASPGGHGFKNKKNLYEPRNLLAIYQGGESVYGDEAVSDLLFNSRANYAKAFGKKHVMQGSCNVTGMGRILQPLREKFADKLERFDVTLIRRWADIEQTEKQVIDTIEMTENPHHGDDVKSYMGKDTPLFLRAIKVPTRQMHLHILDVRFRDKAPKPSEILEIFKHEYGVAILWTAKGTKDVRDYASTMNFNFQDTNMIHIHANMMASIGDTVQMMYSDDQTGIVIPENHMLMQAMLFEKPYEDAFSHTEKLFHMDEKKQKLEEHFSKN from the coding sequence GTGAAAAAAATCTTTGTTAATGGATATGGCTCAATAGGAAGTAGAGTCACCTCTTTTATCAAAGATGACCCTGAAGTTGAAGTGATTGGGGTAGGCAAATATTCTCCTGATAAGGATGTGGAACTTGCCATTTCTAGAGGGCTGAAAGTTTTTGTCCCTGAAAAAAAAATAACTGAATTTCAAGACTTGCCAATATCTGGAACAATAGAATCTGCATTAGATGACTGTGATTTAGTCATTGATGCATCTCCAGGTGGTCATGGTTTTAAAAATAAAAAAAATCTATACGAACCAAGAAATCTTTTGGCAATTTACCAAGGAGGTGAGAGTGTATATGGTGACGAAGCTGTATCTGATTTATTATTTAACTCTCGAGCTAACTATGCAAAAGCATTTGGGAAAAAACATGTGATGCAAGGTAGCTGCAATGTAACTGGAATGGGTAGAATCTTACAACCATTAAGAGAAAAATTTGCAGACAAACTTGAAAGATTTGATGTTACTTTGATTAGGCGATGGGCAGACATTGAACAGACAGAAAAACAAGTGATTGATACTATCGAAATGACTGAAAATCCACATCATGGTGATGATGTAAAATCATACATGGGTAAAGATACTCCATTATTCTTACGTGCAATAAAAGTTCCTACTAGACAAATGCATTTACACATACTTGATGTGAGATTCAGGGACAAAGCTCCAAAACCCTCTGAAATCCTTGAAATTTTTAAACATGAATATGGCGTTGCAATTTTATGGACTGCAAAGGGAACTAAGGATGTTAGAGATTATGCAAGTACAATGAACTTTAATTTTCAAGATACTAACATGATTCACATTCATGCAAACATGATGGCCTCGATTGGTGATACAGTACAAATGATGTATTCTGATGATCAAACGGGAATCGTCATTCCAGAAAACCACATGTTAATGCAAGCAATGTTATTTGAAAAACCATATGAAGATGCATTTAGTCATACTGAAAAATTATTTCACATGGACGAAAAGAAACAAAAATTAGAAGAACATTTTTCAAAAAATTAA
- a CDS encoding HlyC/CorC family transporter, whose translation MVDVWAEIAALAALIGLSGFFSGLEVALVGTSQATVERLVKEHKRGSKALQKLKSNPGWMMSAVNLGNNLVNVGSSALATVVAIEIFGDEGLGIAVGIMTFLIIIFGEVTPKTYCNANASKVALRASPILIAFSYVTYPVVWILERITRIMIKITGSDYHPPALTEAEIMGIIDQGHRDKALEGEESRMVRSALEFDDTALRSVMTPRTKMMMLPADMLLFEALPKINQSPHSRFPIYGESVDDIVGFVHVRDILKEFEHDNKMIKLKEISRDPVFASQEKMVSALLKEMKGRKTHMAIVIDEHGGVEGLVTLEDLIEEIVGDIEDETDHLPGKDFHMEGEDTLIITSNLEIDKINEVFKIKIPKGEDYGTINGLLHEKLHDIPKEGDKVEIAGVKIVVEKVDKNVPERIRMEKIHKKNTTEDESKN comes from the coding sequence ATGGTAGATGTCTGGGCTGAAATAGCCGCACTTGCTGCATTAATTGGGCTATCAGGGTTTTTTAGTGGTTTAGAAGTTGCACTAGTAGGCACTAGTCAGGCAACTGTAGAACGATTAGTTAAAGAACATAAAAGAGGTTCAAAAGCACTTCAGAAATTAAAATCTAATCCAGGTTGGATGATGTCAGCTGTAAACCTTGGAAATAATCTAGTCAACGTTGGTTCTTCTGCACTAGCAACGGTTGTTGCAATTGAGATATTTGGAGATGAAGGTCTTGGCATAGCTGTTGGAATTATGACATTTTTAATTATAATTTTCGGAGAAGTTACACCAAAAACATATTGTAATGCAAATGCATCAAAAGTTGCTCTTCGCGCAAGTCCGATTTTGATTGCATTTAGCTATGTAACATATCCTGTTGTTTGGATATTAGAAAGAATTACACGAATTATGATCAAGATTACCGGAAGTGACTATCATCCTCCAGCACTTACTGAAGCAGAGATAATGGGAATAATTGATCAAGGTCATAGAGACAAGGCCTTAGAAGGAGAAGAATCCAGAATGGTTAGAAGCGCATTAGAGTTTGATGATACAGCGTTACGTTCAGTAATGACACCTAGAACAAAGATGATGATGCTTCCTGCAGATATGTTGCTTTTTGAGGCATTACCAAAAATCAATCAAAGCCCCCACTCTAGATTTCCGATTTATGGTGAATCCGTAGACGATATTGTAGGGTTTGTTCATGTAAGAGACATTCTAAAAGAATTTGAACATGACAATAAGATGATCAAATTAAAAGAGATTTCCAGAGATCCAGTTTTTGCATCTCAAGAAAAAATGGTTAGTGCATTGCTCAAAGAAATGAAAGGAAGAAAAACACACATGGCAATTGTAATCGATGAACACGGAGGTGTTGAAGGATTAGTAACACTAGAGGACCTAATTGAAGAGATTGTAGGAGATATAGAGGATGAGACAGATCATCTACCAGGAAAAGATTTTCACATGGAAGGAGAAGATACTCTAATTATCACAAGCAATTTAGAGATTGATAAAATCAATGAGGTATTCAAAATAAAGATTCCAAAAGGGGAAGATTATGGAACGATTAATGGGTTGTTGCATGAGAAATTACATGATATTCCAAAAGAAGGAGACAAAGTAGAAATTGCAGGAGTAAAAATTGTGGTAGAAAAAGTAGACAAAAATGTTCCTGAAAGAATCAGAATGGAAAAAATTCATAAAAAAAATACAACTGAAGACGAAAGTAAAAATTAA